One stretch of Caldisericota bacterium DNA includes these proteins:
- the rpsF gene encoding 30S ribosomal protein S6: MGYYEMLYILSTSLSDEETEEMIGKINEFIQSKDGRVLDEKRWGKRNLAYPIAKNDTGYYVLSHVEIPAASVSDIKHMVKMNENFLRVMIIKKERPVIKESSIEKEAEKENDGSE; the protein is encoded by the coding sequence ATGGGTTATTACGAAATGCTTTACATTCTATCTACTTCACTTTCAGACGAAGAAACTGAAGAAATGATAGGCAAAATCAACGAATTCATTCAAAGTAAAGACGGCAGAGTTCTCGATGAGAAGAGGTGGGGTAAAAGAAACCTTGCTTATCCCATTGCGAAAAACGACACAGGTTATTATGTTTTGTCTCACGTGGAAATCCCAGCAGCTTCTGTGAGTGATATTAAACACATGGTGAAGATGAATGAAAATTTTCTTCGTGTTATGATTATCAAAAAGGAACGCCCTGTTATAAAGGAAAGTTCCATCGAGAAGGAGGCAGAAAAAGAGAATGACGGATCTGAATAG
- the rpsR gene encoding 30S ribosomal protein S18, with amino-acid sequence MDNTKRVRRKKTAFYKPKKRACMFCVKHIDDIDYKDVAMLSKFISDKGKILPRRATGVCAKHQRQLAIAIKRAREMALISYLKR; translated from the coding sequence ATGGATAATACAAAAAGAGTAAGAAGAAAAAAGACAGCTTTTTATAAACCGAAAAAAAGAGCTTGCATGTTTTGCGTAAAACACATCGACGATATTGATTATAAAGATGTTGCTATGCTTTCAAAATTCATAAGTGATAAAGGGAAAATACTCCCACGAAGGGCCACAGGTGTATGTGCAAAACATCAGAGGCAGTTAGCGATAGCCATTAAACGGGCGAGAGAAATGGCTCTTATTTCTTATCTAAAGAGATGA
- the dnaB gene encoding replicative DNA helicase, which produces MAQNDKNLRLPPYNIEAEQSIIGSILIDRDAVFKVISMVDPEDFYRDEHRWIVKATYNLALAEKPIDIVSVADNLKSMDKLDFVGGVAYLARLADAVPNSANVDYYAKIVKDKSIMRQLISAGSEISELGFDESNDVDTLIDSAEKKIFSLSEKRIKTYFVQLKDFLGNSFEAIERRYKLKTGFSGLPSGFPTLDKITGGFQPSDLIIIAARPSLGKTSLSTNISEYLAGKEKKGVAIFSLEMAKEQLVERMLCSAAKVDMQRLKTGYLRDEDWSRLTDAYGSLYEAPIFIDDSPDISLVEIKAKARRLKIESNISLIIVDYLQLIRSKGRVENRVIEISNITRGLKNLARELTIPVIVLSQLSRAVDKRDSSRPILSDLRESGSIEQDADVVMFLYRPDTERRDEIDLSVAKQRNGPTGRVRLLFLSEYTRFVEVTSEEKQLAGS; this is translated from the coding sequence ATGGCGCAGAACGACAAGAATCTTCGACTTCCTCCATATAATATTGAAGCAGAACAGTCCATAATTGGGTCAATTCTTATAGATAGAGACGCAGTTTTTAAAGTTATCAGTATGGTTGATCCCGAAGATTTTTATCGAGACGAGCACAGATGGATTGTAAAGGCAACTTATAACCTTGCGCTTGCTGAAAAACCCATAGACATTGTTTCTGTCGCAGATAATTTAAAGAGTATGGATAAATTGGATTTTGTCGGGGGAGTCGCATATCTTGCTCGCCTTGCTGATGCTGTGCCAAACTCCGCAAATGTGGATTACTATGCTAAAATTGTAAAAGACAAATCCATTATGCGTCAGCTCATAAGCGCTGGCAGTGAAATTTCAGAGCTTGGTTTTGACGAATCTAATGATGTAGATACGCTTATTGATAGCGCTGAGAAAAAGATTTTTTCTCTTTCGGAAAAAAGGATTAAAACTTATTTTGTCCAGTTAAAAGATTTCTTAGGGAATAGTTTCGAAGCGATAGAGCGTCGCTATAAACTAAAAACCGGATTTTCTGGGCTTCCATCTGGATTCCCAACGTTAGATAAGATAACAGGTGGATTTCAGCCATCTGATCTTATTATTATCGCAGCAAGACCCAGTCTCGGAAAAACATCTCTTTCAACAAATATTTCCGAGTATCTTGCTGGGAAAGAAAAGAAAGGCGTTGCTATATTCAGCCTTGAAATGGCAAAGGAGCAGCTTGTTGAAAGGATGCTTTGTTCAGCTGCCAAAGTGGATATGCAAAGGCTGAAAACAGGATACCTCAGAGATGAAGATTGGAGCAGGCTTACGGATGCATACGGTAGTTTGTATGAAGCTCCCATTTTTATTGATGACAGCCCTGATATTTCCCTTGTAGAGATAAAAGCAAAGGCGAGAAGATTAAAGATTGAAAGCAATATAAGTCTTATTATTGTTGATTATCTTCAGTTAATTCGAAGCAAAGGAAGAGTTGAAAATAGAGTAATAGAAATTTCTAACATAACAAGAGGTTTAAAGAATCTTGCGAGAGAATTAACCATTCCGGTAATTGTGCTTTCTCAGCTGAGTAGGGCAGTAGACAAGAGAGATAGCAGCCGGCCTATACTTTCAGATTTGAGAGAATCTGGATCTATAGAGCAAGATGCTGATGTTGTTATGTTTCTCTATCGGCCTGATACGGAGAGAAGAGACGAGATAGATCTGTCAGTGGCTAAGCAGAGGAATGGACCTACGGGGAGAGTTCGGTTATTATTTCTGAGCGAGTATACTAGATTTGTTGAGGTAACGAGCGAGGAGAAGCAGTTAGCGGGCTCTTGA
- a CDS encoding single-stranded DNA-binding protein, translating to MTDLNRIFLTGRLVADPDVKYTPSGAQIAKFRIAVNRSYRKKDSNEWIQESFFVTIVTWNKLAERVEKSFKKGDLVIVEGRLNIRSYEAEGVKKWVTDITANNVSFLPRNRPRDDVKENHKEVSGDSDIEVPFS from the coding sequence ATGACGGATCTGAATAGAATTTTTCTTACAGGCAGACTTGTAGCTGATCCTGATGTGAAATATACTCCTTCAGGAGCTCAAATAGCTAAATTCCGTATTGCCGTGAATAGGTCGTACAGAAAAAAAGATTCAAATGAATGGATTCAAGAATCTTTTTTTGTAACCATAGTGACGTGGAACAAACTCGCTGAAAGAGTAGAAAAAAGCTTCAAGAAAGGCGATTTGGTTATTGTTGAAGGAAGATTAAATATTAGAAGCTATGAAGCTGAAGGCGTAAAGAAATGGGTTACTGATATTACTGCGAATAATGTTTCATTTTTGCCGAGGAATAGGCCTAGGGACGATGTAAAAGAAAATCATAAAGAAGTGTCCGGTGATTCGGATATCGAAGTACCTTTTTCATAA
- the rplI gene encoding 50S ribosomal protein L9: MKTKVILLKDIKGVGKTNSVISVSRGYAANYLVPHGLAKIVSSQYAEKMVGKIKVNEETRKKRAEEEKKILESKQIVFVAKAGEGDKLFGSVTSAEIRDKIKKVFDLDIDKKKIVLDEHIKKLGSYKVTVKLYKTVQAELDVLIEKET; encoded by the coding sequence ATGAAAACTAAAGTAATTCTTCTAAAAGATATAAAAGGTGTAGGCAAAACAAACAGCGTAATCTCTGTATCAAGGGGCTATGCTGCTAATTATCTTGTACCCCATGGATTAGCCAAAATTGTGTCTTCTCAATATGCTGAAAAAATGGTTGGTAAAATTAAAGTCAATGAAGAAACTCGAAAAAAGAGAGCAGAAGAAGAGAAAAAAATTCTTGAAAGTAAACAAATCGTTTTTGTGGCAAAAGCAGGAGAAGGGGACAAGTTGTTTGGCTCTGTCACTTCAGCTGAAATAAGAGATAAAATTAAGAAAGTTTTTGACCTTGATATCGACAAAAAGAAAATTGTTTTAGACGAACATATCAAAAAACTTGGCAGTTACAAAGTTACTGTGAAGCTGTACAAAACTGTTCAGGCAGAGCTTGATGTATTAATCGAAAAAGAAACTTAG
- a CDS encoding sodium-translocating pyrophosphatase: MESFGIVIISGILSLIVALFLAMSVMKKSPGNPLMIKISAAIQKGASTFLIEEYKTMAVWVLVFAVVIGFIISWYVALSFVIGTILSVTAGFLGMTIATRANGRTAHAARSSMGDALRIAFSGGSVMGLTVTGLGILGSVLIYLFSLRFLSSIISPLIVVVGYSMGASFVALFARVGGGIYTKAADVGADLVGKVEAGIPEDDPRNPAVIADNVGDNVGDVAGMGADLYESYVGSILSGMILGSLAFGINGIKFVYLIAGYGIFSSLIGVLFVLATSRGKISPQRALNSGTLVANIIAVLFAFYLSKTVLQSTGAFIAVLAGLVVGLAIGFVTQYYTSGKPVRVIAKASSEGGAATTILSGMAVGLQSTFLPLIFIAVGVVVSYMAVGIFGIALAGIGMLTTLGISLSVDAYGPIADNAGGIAEMSGLPEEVRERTDVLDALGNTTAAMGKGFAIGSAALTALALFSSYAKSVDLSSLSLLSPYVIAGALIGSALPFLFASFSIMAVSDTASLMVQEVRRQFHSIPGLILGKADPDYKSCVAISTRGALKNMIRPSLIAIIAPFATFFIFGSYGKEALGGLLAGALIGGVLLAIYMANAGASWDNAKKFIEQGNFGGKGSEAHRASVVGDTVGDPLKDTAGPSLNILIKLMSTISLLFGPFLVRFL; encoded by the coding sequence ATGGAGAGTTTTGGTATTGTAATCATTTCTGGCATTTTATCGTTAATTGTTGCTCTTTTTCTTGCTATGTCGGTTATGAAAAAAAGTCCTGGCAATCCACTGATGATAAAAATCTCTGCTGCCATTCAAAAAGGTGCCTCTACGTTTTTAATTGAAGAGTATAAGACAATGGCCGTATGGGTTTTAGTTTTTGCAGTTGTTATCGGATTTATCATATCCTGGTATGTTGCTCTTAGCTTTGTGATAGGCACGATACTTTCTGTAACTGCTGGTTTTCTTGGCATGACCATTGCAACTCGTGCCAATGGAAGAACTGCTCATGCTGCTCGTTCAAGCATGGGAGATGCTCTCCGTATTGCATTTTCTGGAGGATCTGTAATGGGGCTTACCGTTACCGGGTTGGGTATTTTAGGTTCGGTATTAATATATCTATTTTCTCTGCGTTTCCTTTCTTCTATTATTAGCCCTCTCATTGTTGTTGTAGGATATTCAATGGGAGCAAGTTTTGTAGCGTTATTTGCTCGTGTAGGAGGTGGAATTTACACCAAGGCTGCCGATGTTGGAGCTGATCTTGTAGGGAAAGTGGAAGCAGGGATTCCCGAAGATGATCCACGAAATCCAGCAGTAATTGCAGATAATGTGGGAGACAATGTTGGAGATGTTGCAGGTATGGGAGCAGATTTGTATGAATCTTATGTTGGTTCGATTCTAAGCGGAATGATATTAGGAAGTCTTGCTTTTGGAATAAATGGAATAAAATTTGTGTATCTTATCGCAGGATACGGGATCTTTTCTTCTCTTATCGGGGTGCTCTTTGTTCTTGCTACTTCGAGAGGCAAAATAAGCCCTCAAAGGGCTTTAAACTCAGGCACCCTTGTAGCCAATATAATTGCTGTACTATTTGCCTTTTATCTTTCTAAGACTGTGCTTCAAAGCACTGGTGCTTTTATTGCCGTGCTTGCAGGGCTTGTTGTTGGTCTTGCCATTGGTTTTGTTACCCAATATTATACAAGTGGAAAACCGGTCAGAGTTATTGCCAAAGCTTCTTCAGAGGGCGGTGCCGCTACGACAATTCTTTCGGGAATGGCAGTCGGCTTGCAAAGTACTTTCCTCCCGCTTATTTTCATTGCAGTCGGAGTTGTCGTTTCTTATATGGCTGTAGGTATTTTTGGAATTGCCCTTGCAGGAATCGGCATGCTGACTACGCTGGGAATAAGCTTAAGCGTTGATGCATATGGACCGATTGCTGATAACGCCGGAGGAATTGCCGAAATGTCAGGACTCCCTGAAGAAGTGAGAGAAAGAACTGACGTGCTGGATGCTCTAGGCAATACTACTGCTGCCATGGGCAAGGGATTTGCTATTGGCTCAGCCGCGCTTACAGCACTGGCTCTTTTTTCTTCTTATGCAAAATCCGTTGACCTAAGTAGTTTGTCTCTTCTTTCCCCGTATGTTATAGCGGGAGCGTTAATTGGAAGCGCTTTACCTTTTCTTTTCGCTTCATTTTCTATTATGGCAGTGAGCGATACAGCCAGTCTTATGGTGCAGGAAGTAAGACGCCAGTTTCATTCAATACCGGGTTTGATACTTGGGAAAGCAGACCCCGATTACAAAAGTTGTGTTGCTATAAGTACGAGAGGGGCATTGAAAAATATGATAAGACCATCGCTTATTGCTATTATTGCTCCCTTTGCGACATTCTTTATATTTGGAAGTTACGGCAAAGAGGCACTTGGTGGACTACTTGCGGGTGCTCTTATCGGCGGTGTCTTGCTTGCTATTTATATGGCTAACGCAGGCGCAAGCTGGGATAATGCCAAGAAATTTATAGAGCAGGGAAATTTTGGAGGAAAAGGTTCAGAAGCGCACAGAGCTTCTGTGGTAGGAGATACGGTTGGAGATCCGTTGAAAGATACTGCCGGTCCATCTTTAAATATATTGATAAAGCTGATGTCAACTATATCTCTTTTATTTGGGCCTTTTCTTGTAAGGTTCTTATAA